The Glandiceps talaboti chromosome 9, keGlaTala1.1, whole genome shotgun sequence genome window below encodes:
- the LOC144439676 gene encoding ATP-binding cassette sub-family G member 4-like, translated as MAAAESVMLNLEEKGPPNGSATQIAEMRSYDAHKLSHLPKRPPVKIEFKDVSYNVQEGSFRKKVTKVILNSLEGKYSPGELTAIMGPSGAGKSSLMNVLAGYKTRNMKGQILVNGKERDLSTFRKMSCYIMQDNHLLPHLSVMETMMVSANLKLPQKMKDCEKKLVVNEILTLLGLMESAKTRTINLSGGQRKRLSIALELVNNPPIMFFDEPTSGLDSSSCLQCVSLMKSLARDGRTIICSIHQPSAKIFEIFDKLYVLGDGQCLYQGSIRGLVPYLKNMGLICPPYHNPADFVIEVACGEHGHQFENLVQAVKDGRCRQFEKQLYGLKSPSSSVPSSTAQSPTTPTSPNGHLMHSLSGSGEGLRETDEPSPSVEIKNCKAVQVTLTLDSRTGHANGAMVSCPDSVYKDVELMNMKHTFATNTLVQFCILFKRTFFMIIRDQVLTQLRLLSHITIGIMIGLLYFDVGNDGSKAYSNCGSHFFSLLFLMFTALMPTVLTFPLEMNVFIKEHMNYWYSLKAYFLAKTMADVPFQIIFPVIYATLVYWMTSQPSDATRFVLFLCIMVMTALVSQAMGLLIGAATPSEQVATFVGPVTSIPILLFSGFFVSFDTIPKYLQWLSYCSFVRYSFEGTLLIIYGMDRGDLECKEGQFCLFRTADDVLKELAIDDGRLYVDFIVLAGFFFALRLAAYCALRIKLRAER; from the exons TTACCAAGGTGATTTTGAATTCACTGGAAGGGAAATATTCACCTGGTGAACTGACAGCAATCATGGGACCATCAGGAGCTGGCAAGTCATCATTAATGAATGTACTCGCTGGATACAA AACAAGAAATATGAAAGGACAGATTTTAGTGAATGGAAAGGAACGCGATTTGTCAACATTCCGTAAAATGTCCTGTTACATTATGCAGGATAATCATTTATTGCCTCACTTATCCGTCATGGAAACCATGATGGTCTCTGCAAACCTGAAACTACCACAGAAGATGAAAGACTGTGAGAAGAAACTAGTG GTAAATGAAATTCTTACGCTACTTGGTTTAATGGAGAGTGCTAAGACAAGGACAATAAACCTATCAGGAGGACAAAGAAAACGACTCTCAATAGCTCTAGAACTGGTCAATAATCCACCAATCATGTTCTTTGATGAACCCACAAG TGGATTGGATAGTTCATCTTGTCTGCAGTGTGTGTCACTAATGAAGTCGTTAGCCAGAGATGGACGGACCATAATATGTTCTATCCATCAACCTAGTGCTAAAATCTTTGAAATCTTTGACAAG TTGTATGTCTTGGGAGATGGTCAGTGTCTATATCAGGGTTCTATTAGAGGGCTGGTTCCCTATCTCAAAAATATGGGTCTAATCTGCCCACCATACCATAACCCAGCTGATTTCG TGATAGAAGTGGCATGCGGTGAGCACGGACACCAGTTTGAAAATCTAGTCCAAGCTGTAAAAGATGGAAGATGCAGACAAtttgaaaaacagttgtatggtttgaaatcacCATCGTCCAGCGTACCGTCATCAACGGCCCAATCACCTACCACCCCTACATCACCAAACGGTCACTTGATGCACAGTTTATCAGGCAGTGGGGAAGGATTGAGAGAAACAGATGAACCTTCACCTTCAGTTGAG ATCAAGAACTGTAAAGCGGTTCAAGTGACACTAACACTGGATAGTCGTACTGGCCATGCCAATGGCGCAATGGTGTCCTGCCCCGACAGCGTCTATAAG GATGTAGAGTTGATGAACATGAAGCATACATTTGCAACTAACACACTTGTACAGTTTTGTATTCTCTTCAAAAGAACATTCTTCATGATCATCAGGGACCAG GTGTTAACTCAGCTGCGATTACTTTCACATATTACTATTGGGattatgattggtttattgTATTTCGATGTTGGTAATGATGGCAGTAAAGCGTACAGTAATTGTGGATCTCATTTCTTCTCGTTACTGTTCTTGATGTTTACTGCTCTGATGCCTACAGTCCTTACAT TTCCACTGGAAATGAATGTATTCATCAAAGAACACATGAATTACTGGTATAGCCTGAAAGCCTATTTTTTGGCTAAAACAATGGCAGATGTGCCATTTCAG ATAATTTTCCCAGTAATCTATGCCACCCTAGTTTATTGGATGACATCACAGCCATCAGATGCTACTcgctttgttttatttttatgtatcaTGGTGATGACTGCCCTAGTCTCTCAAGCAATGGGTCTGCTGATTGGAGCAGCTACACCATCAGAGCAG gTGGCCACATTTGTAGGCCCTGTAACCAGCATACCTATCTTGCTCTTCTCTGGATTCTTTGTATCATTTGATACGATACCTAAATATTTACAATGGTTGTCGTACTGCTCCTTCGTACGATACAGCTTTGAAGGAACCCTCCTTATTATCTACGGCATGGATCGAGGTGATCTGGAGTGTAAGGAGGGCCAATTCTGCCTCTTCAGGACCGCAGACGACGTACTAAAAGAGTTAGCCATAGACGACGGAAGGCTTTATGTTGATTTCATCGTCCTCGCAGGATTCTTTTTCGCCTTGCGACTTGCCGCGTATTGCGCTCTTAGGATCAAATTGAGAGCTGAACGTTAA